The DNA region ATAAATCCCCACCCCAATCAAGGCAGCAATACTCGTAACCAGACGCACGCGCCCTAAAAATTCGGGTTCAAAGCCGAGTTCGTTGGTGGTGAAGTAGAACAGGGCAGAATCGGCTGTCGGCGTGGCTTGCCAAATAAAGATAAAGAGCGTCGGCAGCCAGATCGATTTTTGGCGCATTCCCTCCCAGAGATGGCGCAGTTGTTCGCGAATTCCCAAGGGTTGCGCTTCGGATATTTCGATGGCGTGTAGCGGTTCTTCGGCAATCAATCCCGCAACGGCGGATACAAGCAGGGGAAAGGTAGCGACAATCCAAAATAGGGTTTGGGGGCTGAACTGTTGCAGCAACCAACCGCTCAGGTAGGCGGTAATGATGCCTCCTAAAGCGGACGTTCCCCAAGTTAGCGCTTGCAGCGAACCCGCATTTTCGAGGTCTTCGTGGCGGACGCGCTCGACGACGAGCGAATCCACGATTACGTCGCTCATGGCGACAGACAGGGAGGTGACAAGGATGGCGAGGGTCGCCGTCCAACCGTTATGAACCCAAGTGGCTAGCGCAATCCAGGCGGCAGTCCCCAGACCTCCCGCTAGAATTAGGTACGGACGGCGGCGGTAGCCCGCGATCGGCAATCCGTCGGAGAGAAAGCCGAATAAGGGTTTGATCGTCCAAGGAATGGCAGCAACGCCTAGCAAAGCCGCCGTTTGCGCGGGACTCAGGCCGAGTTCGTCTTTGAGGAAAAAGCTGATAGCTAAGCGAGCCAGCCCGAGAATCCCTTGCACGAAATAAACGGTAAGGATGGCCAGTAACTCTGGGGTTGGTTCGTTGCCGAATAGAAGTTTTTCCGTTAAGGTCTCTTTCAGCTTGCGCGCGCGCGCGTTAAGGCAAGACATGAATATTCTTTAAGAATTATTGCTTTTTACATCATATACGCTCTCATCGCAGATGGCGCGATCTCGTTCCTTAATGGCTTCGCGATCGCGCTCTCGAAATCTGCCGGACGAATCGCGACTTTGACGTTTGCCCCCCGTAGCGCTCTAATAGTTATCTAGTTATCAACGAACCTGGATCGCAAAACCTGTCCTAACCTGGATGGCTCGGACGCAGGTAAGAGCAATCTCTGTTAGGGCAAGTTGGCTCGTCAAAATAAGAGTCCGCGATCGCGAATTTTTGCTTTCATAAATTAACAATTTGTAAAGGACATCACCATGATTCAAAAAATTTTGCTAGCTGGCTCGGGAACGGGCAATTCAGTTGAAATGCTAAAAAACTTATTAGCTTTGCCCGCCCTTCAAGGAAGTTCCGTAACTGTTTTGCACGTTATCCCTCAAAAGACCTCCGATCGCGAAATGGGAGCGAAATCGGAAGAAGGCGAAAAAATTATGACCGAAACCGTGCAAACTTTGAACTTACGTGAAGACAAGATTTCTACAAAACTCCTCCAAGGCGACCCAAAAACTGAAGTCTGCAAGGTTGCCGATGAAATTAATGCCGATCTAATCGTCATGGGTTCTCGCGGTCTGAATCGATTGAGAGCGATCCTACAAAATTCGGT from Oscillatoria sp. FACHB-1406 includes:
- a CDS encoding folate/biopterin family MFS transporter, with the translated sequence MSCLNARARKLKETLTEKLLFGNEPTPELLAILTVYFVQGILGLARLAISFFLKDELGLSPAQTAALLGVAAIPWTIKPLFGFLSDGLPIAGYRRRPYLILAGGLGTAAWIALATWVHNGWTATLAILVTSLSVAMSDVIVDSLVVERVRHEDLENAGSLQALTWGTSALGGIITAYLSGWLLQQFSPQTLFWIVATFPLLVSAVAGLIAEEPLHAIEISEAQPLGIREQLRHLWEGMRQKSIWLPTLFIFIWQATPTADSALFYFTTNELGFEPEFLGRVRLVTSIAALIGVGIYQRFLRAVPFRVILGWSTVFASTLGMTTLLLVTHANRAIGIDDRWFSLGDSLILTVMGQIAFMPVLVLSARLCPPGVEATFFALMMSIWNLAGLLSHESGALLTQLLGITDTQFDRLWLLVIIANLTTLLPLPFLRWLPAAEPTLPETPAAIEFSEPALQPVASSQ